The genomic region TgtttcacatttgaaaagatACAGACTACACAGTTCTCATAAAGGTCTCCCTTGGGTGACTGCCCAATGTCAGCACAGCATTTCTTAAGGGTTGAATCAATACAAAACCagtacaaaacatttatttttaaagagcaAGAATTTTAACACAACTTTTCTCCCACTGTAGACATGTTAATGCTTAACAAAAATAGACACTTTCTGCCTATAATAAATCACGTGTCTCAGCCTTGTGTTTGCTCTGCCCCCTTTAGAAGAAAAAGCTCATTGTATGCCTACAGGTATGTAACATGTCTTCCATTTGGGTGGGAATAAAAAAACTTGTATGTAACAACAGCCATCAAATCAATGTTCCAATTGGTCCAGGTTTGAGTGCATGAGGGGAAACATCCTTCGTCAGTTCTCACACTCCCAAAATGTATATCAAATACAGAAGCTGTGAATAGAGCTCCTTTGCAGAGGTATCATCTACTAGTTTTACTAATTACTAATAGAAAACTAGTTTCAAGATGAAAGAAATCATTGAGGTTTTAGCACTTTTCCTAGGTTTTGCAGGCTGGATACTGATTTTCATATCTTTACAAGATCAGTATTGGAGAAAATCTTCCGAAGATGGCAGTGCGATTACAACCTCCGCAATCTATGAGAACCTCTGGATGTCTTGTGCGAGTGATTCAACAGGGATATTTAACTGTCGTGACTTTCCATCCCTTTTTGCTCTTCCAGGTAAGTCGAAGTACCAATTATCTGATAGCTGGATAATCAATTTTCCATAACAAATTTTTGGTAAAGTCACTTTTTGGTAACTGCTGTAATGTAATCTATTTTAATGTGACAGTTTTTGGTGATTAATGAATTAAGTAAAACAATTTGCTTATGTTTTTagcaatattttatatttcagctATTTGCATTTTCTCACTGCTGTTTCAGCTTCATATGACAGTTGACTATGAATTTCCAGTCTGAATACGGCTTTGTCAGATATCTGATTGAGCCACGTACCATTCTTCCTAGAAAAGTGTACATGCGTATACTTTAAATGCGTAGACAGACCAActacacaaaaagaaaaataatacacataaagTATTTAATGCAATGATTGTGCCGTAATCTACGGCCGCAGCTGTGCAATCTAATCCAACAGCTTGGTAAAGTTTGTGAAGCTTGTAAAGTTTGAAGGTGTATAAGAGGAATTTACATCCACCCAATGGACATTTCTATTGGACTAATTACAATATAGTTTTAGATAAACACATTCTTAATCAAAACCACCTCGTTAACTTTAAAAATAGTATAAGAGGGCTGTTTAATTGCACTAACATTGTACAGGTGCTTCGTTTTACATTGCATCTTTAAATGTATCCATTGTGTTAAATGCAATGCACTGCCACTTTACATGTGGTAATTGCATACTGGTTAGTAGTTTTTGTGAAATGGTGCCTTCGATTTTCAATGTACTCTTACAAAGATAATGTCATCCAGTATAACAACCATGAAAACAATGTCTTTAGAAATGTCCATAAAGTCAACTTTGACACAAAGCAGTTAAGTCAAATGGTTCTAAGTTCCTGTGATTGGGTTTGAACCATTTGGAACGgagtaaagtaaaatgttttttgtatgtgtagcCAAAAGGCTGCAGTGGTACTTAATCACCATAATGATAAAGGTCtgacaactaaaaaaaatgctacattTCTTAAACTAAAGAAGACAAATCCTTTGAGCTTAGTTGTCAGACAAGCAAACAGATTATCTGCGGGGCACCAAACCTAGTCATCTGCTGGACGGGATGGGGTGATGCACCCCTCAGTCCCGCTAACCTACCCATCATCACTCGGGAAAAGGGTGAAGTGAGGAGCCAAAATGAGCTTTGAATCCATCAATAATGATTTGACATTATTAACACAGTGTTGAAAGCAAAGGTCAAAAGGTGAGAAACTGCTTTAAGTCTATAGATGTTGGTAAGCAAACTTGAAGGGTTAGACTTCCTGTTGTCCCTCATGTTGGGTCACGCTAATTTCCATGTGGCCAACACAGAAATGGTTTAAGCAACCACTCGTAAGAACTGCTGTGGAGTAGAAAACAAGAATGTCTTTACTCTTCAAGCTGTATGAAAGTCATATAACTAAACAGTTTGACTCCAAACCATTCATGGAATTCAGCTGAATCCCTTTACCACTGTATCCAACCCAACAGTGGAAAAATGGATGTTCTTATTTGCCCTTGCTCTCCTTGATGTATAGAGGTTCTTAATGTGCCTTGAGAAGCCTGTCAAGAGCAATCTGATGTGCTGGCTATAATCTTTAGTAAAGGCGAGTAATAAAAGATATGATGAAATAAGAGAGCACAACCCCAGTGAACccagacagaaagatagatgctcataaaataataataaaaccaaaGTAATTTCTAAGAATGCATATTGATACCAATTTGTTGGAAACTCTTAACTACTTTGctaaacatttacaaatgtgaTACAATAGACAAGTGCTGAATTTCTATTTCTTGtactttatgtacagtatatgtctacttaacatgtgtatgtgtttttctgatGTAGCACAGGAATTTAccccagtgtgggattaatagaatctatcttatcttatattaTCTTATGAAACACGTGAAACTGAATGCCCAGGCCTTGCCTTGAACACCTAaggtactatatatatatattctgtcaGTCCCCCATCTCATCACAGCCAGAAACATTTGCTTTCcagtacacacatactgtgtctgttttgttaaaatggGGAATTAAAAATGGTGTATTTGTAAGGAATAAAACCGGCATGGCTGCCTTTCAACCAATTGAACACAACCTCACTGAAACTATAGTCCATATATTGGAAAGGGCTTGATTttggatatacagtattaaaGAAAATATCTTTTCTGAAGTGTTGTGGCTGAAGTTGTATTTTGTTCAGGCTTTGCCCTCTTAACATGTCAGTTATTAGCATATAACCAGGGTTACTATCAGTGAGCGTCTAGGAGGCTTTCACctgcaaaaaaaaggattgttgttcttgttgtaaaagtaaatgtcatctctttgacaaaagcatgcatttttaacacaataagaaataatgtgaaaatgtgacgCTTGCTACTACTAATGCACTTAcgcattttgatttaatttaaaagaaattccactaattaaccttgacaaggcacacctgggAAGTGGAAACCATTTTAGGGGACTGCcacatgaagctcattgagagaacaccgaGGGTTTCCAGCACTATCAAagaagcaaagggtggctacttaaAAGAAACTagaatttaagacattttttcagttatttcagagttttttgttaagtacataattccacatgtgttcattcatggttttgatgccttcagtgataatctacaatgtaaatagtcatgaaaacgcattgaatgagaagagGTGGTTTCAAACTtctggcctgtactgtatatgtatgtatatatacatatgtgtgtgtgtttgtctgtgtgtgtgtgtgtgtgtgtgtgtgtgtgtgtgtgtgtgtgtgtgtgtgtgtgtgtgtgtgtgtaacacatTGTAACaagaatttgttttcttttttttttacgtttgaACACAGGGCATGTTCAGGCCGCACGGGCACTCATGATCACTTCCATTGTTTTTGGGACGTTTGGGCTCGTTGCTACTCTCGCAGGAATGAAGTGCTCAAAAATAGGAGGAGAAAACTACGTCCTGAAGGGAAGGATCGCTGCGATTGGAGGAGTGTTCTATTTACTACAAGGTAAAGGCTTGGGGGTGGATGTAATGACCacataacaaaagaaagaattgtaaaatgtttggtCACtttaattgtgttgtgtttatgatGAAGAAAAGGTTCCTGTGCTTATAGACACAATCAAACAGCACTAAACATCTAAAAGGGTAAAtcatttctctctcactccaATATCTCTGTGTGCAAAAGATCAGAAAATGGGTCACCAGTTCAAAAGTTTATCCCTACTCTAACAAATCTGCTGATAAAGCATGCCATTCCCGAAGATATTTAAATGTGAGAATAGGTCACACtatgtaaaatacacaaaagtgATTTGGTGAGCAGACACCGGTAATCTCAGGAACACATgtgtccaaaaaataaatactattccatcattttagtttaatttgaaCGGCTTCATGGTAATCACACATAACTTGTAGAGTAGATATAAATGAACAAGCGTGTACCTTTGCTTTACATTACGGGCTTCATAAATAATCTTGTATTGCATGAAATGGTTTTAGCCCCCTTAGGACATTCCTAACATGGCTTACATCACATCTTTATCTAAAAACCCTATTTTGACCTTGTTAAAGTTTTCTTAGTCGTTTGCATGAAACTCAAAATAAATGGTCTAAAGTAAaccatgtgttgtgttttgtaggGATTTGCACCATGATTGCTGTATCTTGGTATGCAGCCACCATCACACAGGAGTTCTTTGACCCGTTTTATCCAGGGATAAAGTGAGTTAACACATCCCGCATGAGTAGGTCATTAAGTTGAAAAGAAGTAGAACAACAGCTGAACAGCACACAGTAAAATTATTCTTCACCAAGGATTAAATACTAATACATAGATGAAAATGTGTTCAATGTTATTGTAACACAGGTATGAGATTGGAACAGGCTTGTACATCGGGTGGTTTTCAGCTACACTTGCCATTTTTGGAGGTGCATGCCTGTTGTGTAGTTGCACAGTCAACACACCCGACGAAAAAATGTGAGTATGTGTTGCAGAAACGTTACAACGATATAAAATTCACCGGGTATAGTAGTAGAATTGATCCATACTCTCTtaactttttgtgttttagatcATATTCATGCCAACCATCCTCTAAAGAACACGTGCTGTTAAATACGGCAAGGTCTCAAACTGTGTCGAGCAACTCTGGAAGAAATGTGTATATCTGAGAGGTGATTGAGTAATGGAGTGAGCTACCTGGGTTGGACTCTATTCACAAACTTGAATGCACTATGAAAGGACATCTTTCACAATGTAAAGACTCATGATCACTGTGAACTAGTTTAAAAGCAGTACCCTTGATTTGGAGATTTACTGGCTTTGTCTAATCCAAACCTTTTAGTGACACATATTTACAGCATAAGAATTTTGAATGTTATGCATTGTGAAAATTGCATATGTAGTTACCATGGGCTTACCAAGAGATGtagcaaaacaatgaaaactgtgATACTACACTGTTATAATCTagaattttacaaaatacaattagCTTATTACATGCTTGCATTTAACAATATCCAGAATGTGGTAGGAATCCCAATATAGGACCATTTATATCCCcgacagctttaaaaaaacataccttttaaaggggctgtacttgaaatatcaaaaaaattAGACTGGTCTGGATGCAGCCAGTGGCAGGAACGCCAATTACTGCTTTAATAGACTGTGACTTAATAGAATGTGACTTCATTTTCTGATCAGGATGCCATTTCTCCTCTGTAgatttaacatatatatatatatatatatatatatatatatatatatatatatatatatatatatatatatatatatatatatatatatacttttccTTTTACTCCTTTTAATCATTGCTACATGATGACTTGTACATAATAAGAAAGTTGGATATGACATAACAAATCAAATCCTCTGACCttacaaaaaactttttttaatcactctaACATAGCAAGAAACACTattagaaatatttaaaactcATAATgccttaaacttttttttttttttacaattttgtcaAAGTCAGTTTTTGTTAATATATAAAGTGTTAGTGTAATCCTTTGTTATAACCATGTCCTCAAACCTCTCGACCTCAAATGTTTTCTGGTTGAGAAGAGAGAATCGCACTCCTTCCACAACACCAACATCTCCTTCAGAAGGATGTTAAAAACTCTAAAAGCTCTCCTCTCTGGCAACAAAAGTTTCTACAATCTTCTTATTAAATAATCTGAAAGTAAATAAAGCTCTTAAGTAAAATGGACTTAAATCTATCAAATGTATCTGCAATAAGGAGTAAATGTAGATTCTGTAGATTAAGAACGTAGCTGGATATACACTTGTCTAGTATATAATTGCAGTACAACAGGGTTTTCATATCAGTacatcagtgtgattttttttcttctctttactCTTACCTGTGAACCAGAGAACTTCAgttgaaacaaatgtaaatcatttttatcctttttttaccTATCCATTTCAAAtgtgaagtgtttttatttttagtgcttttacctgtgtttgtgtggatttcTGGTAtgttttatacaaaaataaatgtttctaatgactgatttttttaaaccataaaaaatattaatgacaTAATGATTTACAACATATTCCATGAAAAGAGCTGTTGAGCAATGTGACTATATAAATGAAAAGGAGTTTGGGGTTACAGAGCCATTCTCTCCACTGAGTCCTTTAACCaaagcagacacagagctgaaTGCATCGTCCGTGTAGCCTTGACATTCCCTGACTGCCAACTCGGAGATGTCAGAGGATGTGATTTCAGACAGTTAAATCTGCCACCTATTGGAATAATGTGGTGTCACATTTGGAATTGGATTTACTCAGGACAAATTGTGTTGCTGGGAAGTTGGCCAAAATATACAACCATTATCACCATATcctacattattattattagtagtagtagtacagtGAATTACCTTAGGGCTGGACTGTGTCCAATATGCTGGTTATATTTTGCTTGTTTAAATAGTCACAAATGTTGATACAGTATACAAGATTCAAACAATTTTAGGAAATGatgtctttaaaatgaattaacacTGCACTGAATGGAGACAAACCATATGCAAAAATGCCtacaacatgaataaattaaGGTCAAAGGTactttaatgaaataaaagtatataaagtTACATTTATAAAGTGTATGCAGGTCCTTGTGGTATTAAACATGATTTTGTTCAACAGAAGACAAGGTAGTCAGGAACCAGGTCTTACAAAAAAGTTCATGTTTAACAGCCTCATCTTTCACATCAAGACACATTTTCGTTGCCAGACTTTTAATCTTTAGGAGCCTCATTTGCTAAATTGTCCAGGTTTGGTCCATCAAAGCGTATAAAGTGCCATCCTTCGCTGGCGGTTAGGTCCTGAGCTCCTTTAGCAGCGTAGAAGTCTCGAGTGGGAGTATTCCAGTCCAACACAGACAGCTGCAGCCGCACACACTGCTTATTCTTCCCCACCTGAGAACATAAAGTCAGTCATGCTGTTACCTCTTCATcacacagatggacagatgAACAAAGTTGTGCTTTAGTGGTCAACAAACCCATTTACCTCAGCAACTTTGCTCAGCAAACCCTTACCAATGCCCCTTCCTGTACAGGaaatcaataaaagtaaaacaaatgttatacTTGAggacaaaacaatttaaaaaaatgccaaagacATTATCGAAACATTAGGAAATTAGGATTCCCACAACTAAGCaagtacacaaaacacattttacacaacactTTCTTTTCAGGTTACGTTGACATCTCAACACATACCTACCTCTGAATTCTGGCATCACGTACAGGTCCTCCAAATATACGGACCGCCCCTTCCATGTACTGTAGGTATAAAAGTAAAGGGCATATCCGACAATTGTGAATcctacatgcacaaaaagaaacaaggaatcaaaaagacaagacaattttaaaacctaaaaaatacAGTGCAATAAGTCTCTTATGTCTTggataaaaaaatgatgaattgATTTCAAGTCTATGGATGCTCAGTCAGACTGCAGTCCCTGTGCAACCGCCCTTACCTACCTTCAGTTTTagctaaaaaagaaacagacgAACATCTGACACTGTTGATTTATGAGGCCGCATTTGAGTAGGCATCGTGATTTGTTGAATACTTAGTAGAGGTAACAGCGAGGGCACAGACctgttgttaaatgttgttcAACAATTTACCTTCTTTAGATTTATGCTCCTCAGACACTTCTGCAACGAGGCATTCAAAGAAGGGATTTTGGCAGAAACCGTCCTGCTCCAGTTCTAAAGAAAAGCCATAATGTATTAATACTCAATACATACTCACTTACCCAAATGATAAGGCACATACAAACATTAATTTGAACAACattaatttttaaacatttgaagatTACTTTATTACTTGTTTACAACTCTCCTCTTATTCACTCTCCAGGACACCCTGGAAGAAGCGATCTTGTCTCTCAATGGGACCTTTCTGGCTAAAATGAAATTGATAATAACAGCAAATTTGCAGGCACATAAAGACACTGCTACAAAATAGTCTATTAGGAAAGAAACAAgttgaaaagaagaagatggtATAACTCCAGATGTGGATCACATCCTACATCCCAATTTTTCACATCTAAATCTTCAGGTTTCATCCAGACTAAGCTGTTTACCTTACTTGCACACACGGATCCTGTTACAAACCTGCATGAAGTCTTTTCTTCTATTCCTCTTTTATTTGTGCATTGCTTCCAATATGGCCAATAATACCCCTAACACTTGTTGGTAGATATTATCTTCAGTCAGCAGAGATGTCTATCATCTCATCCTTATGCTCATGGTGTGAGGCATACTTGTAGAACACGAGATGGAAACAATTTGGGGACCCGCTCTTCAAAACATTGCTTAACATTGTTACTAGTGGTCAAAAACCACTAGGTACctttaaaagtaatatttatgtattgtaCACATGATAGTCATACTTGTTGTCTGGCTGTTGTATTTATGTTCACCGCTCCTTTAGTAGGCAGATGTTGAGTAGTCAACAACAAGCCATTTCTGATACGATAGCAAGAGAGAATgcttaaatacagaaaatgtttgCATGGCAAAAAGAAGAGCCATTACCCAGCCATAaccacatttttgaaaaatgttctcCAAAAGATTTGATTCAACACGTGCTGAGCTCTCCTGCTTTTTAAACAGAATCTCATCTCACTAGTCAATCACGGTTTTGTTCACATAGTTTATTATTTGCGCATGCCTGGTTACAAAGTCTCGCAATGCTCAACTAACCTTAACTAACTCAAATGGCACATTATACGCTTCAGGAAGACACCATGCGCAAACCCGGGACCACTTCTGCTAACTGATACGGAAGGCTAAATGAAGTTGTGGGCTTTTCTTAAAACATGTTCTATAATTGATAAGTGCAGATTTACCTTTA from Etheostoma cragini isolate CJK2018 chromosome 13, CSU_Ecrag_1.0, whole genome shotgun sequence harbors:
- the LOC117956090 gene encoding claudin-15-like; its protein translation is MKEIIEVLALFLGFAGWILIFISLQDQYWRKSSEDGSAITTSAIYENLWMSCASDSTGIFNCRDFPSLFALPGHVQAARALMITSIVFGTFGLVATLAGMKCSKIGGENYVLKGRIAAIGGVFYLLQGICTMIAVSWYAATITQEFFDPFYPGIKYEIGTGLYIGWFSATLAIFGGACLLCSCTVNTPDEKISYSCQPSSKEHVLLNTARSQTVSSNSGRNVYI
- the sat2b gene encoding diamine acetyltransferase 2b translates to MDFKVRAALKEDCKEISRMILELAVYENMPDQVKISHKELEQDGFCQNPFFECLVAEVSEEHKSKEGFTIVGYALYFYTYSTWKGRSVYLEDLYVMPEFRGRGIGKGLLSKVAEVGKNKQCVRLQLSVLDWNTPTRDFYAAKGAQDLTASEGWHFIRFDGPNLDNLANEAPKD